GCCGCAAAGATCCGCGCCACTTGGTCCCTGCTCCAAGTGACGGTCGAATCCTATGACCCGCGCACCTATCCGGCCCTCGACTTTTTCCTTCAGGTCGCGGCGCGTGCCGCACTGTTGACGCAGGGCGTCGTCGCCGATCCGCTCGCCCACCGGTACCTCGATCCTGCGACGTTTCCGACCGCGACCGGACCGGACCGACCGTTCCACGTCACGGACCATGTGTCCATCGGCTCCCGCCGAAAGGACGCGGGCACCTCCGTCTACACTCAAGGCCTTCTAAAATTCTCGAGGCCCGAGATCGAAATCACCGGATTGTCCGATGCGAGCGTCGGGACGGCGGCGTTGTTCTTGACGTCGCTCGCTTCGACGGTCATGGAAGGGAAGTCCTTGGATCCGGGCGACCGGTTGATCGATTCGGAAGAAGGACTTCAGGTCGCGGTAGGCGGGCTCGACCGGGGACAATGGGACGGAGTCCCTTGCCTCGAACTGATCCCGGTGCGGACAGGCGGGCTGGGTGCGGCCCTGGACAAGTGGAGATCGGACCATGTCACGGACTGAATTCACAGACATCTTAGAGCGACTCGCGAGCACTTCCGACGCCGGTTTCGCGTTGCGCGAAAGGGCGATGCGGGAACTGGACCGGCTCGACGGCTACGACTGGTCCGGGATCTACTTGTTAGAACCTTCGGACCATGGACCCGGCGAGCTCGTGCTCGACGCCTATGTGGGCGCGCCGACCGACCACGTCCGTATCCCTGTCGGCCGAGGGGTGTGCGGGACGGCCGTGGCGACGGGGAAAGACCAGGTCGTCGACGATGTCTCCGCCTTGGACAACTATTTGTCCTGTTCGGTCTCCACCCGTTCGGAGATCGTCGTCCTGATCCGCAAAGGCCCCGAAGTCCTCGGCCAGATCGACGTCGACAGTCATCAGAAGGCCCGCTTCGGGCCCCAGGACGAAGCGTTCTTACGGGACCTGGCCGCGCTGCTCGCCGACCGCTGGTGACGGAGTCGGGTCCTGACGCAAATCGGTCGCACGGGAGGCAAGGAGTTTTTCCCGGTGGTCGTTGAAGGTGCAGATCGCTCTGAGGCCGTACACGTTCGCGACGTCGACGGCCTGGTCCCACCGTCGAGGGTTCAGCTTGCGGTCCCGGCAGGACTCCGACCCGTGGTCGTATCGCGGACAATCTTGGCAGTCCATACTCGTCCTTGTAGACAGATGATCCCAGTATTCCTTGCCGCTACCGTCTCCGTACAGTCGTCCCCGGCCAAGGTCACGTTTCAAGACGGCGCTTTTCTCGTATCGGGAGCGCTGGGAAGCGAAATCGTCGCGATCCAAAGGCCAGCGGAAGGGTCCGGTCCCGTGGACCGGAAGTTAGGCCGGTTCCGGACGACGGTCTCGGGCAAGACCGTGACGTTCGATTCCAAGGGATTGACGGTGACGCAGAAGAAGGCGGTGACGTCCCGTCTCAAGGCCGTCCCTACGAGCGGAAAAGTCGCGACGAAGGAGTCCAACGCCGAACTGATGCGGCTGGTCGCGGAAGGCAAACGTCGACTCGAAGTGAGCGCCCTTTCCGGATGGGAGTTGGTGGGGACCGACCTGTACCTGTTGCTCCGATGGGACGACGTCCAGAAGAAGCCTTGGTTCGAGGCCCTGATGGTCATGGACTTGTCGAAGCCCGCCCCGGAGGCGCGATTGGTCGGCAAGTTCTCGTGCCTTTCGTTCGGACAGGGTCCGGTCGACGACGTCCTGGTCTCGAAGGAAGGACACTTCCTGATCGTCGGTAACGGTAGCGACGGACTCGTCCTGAGCCGCTTGTCCAAGGACGGCGCCCTTCACGACGACAAGCTGGGAGGCGCGGTTTCGAAAGCCCGGTTCTTGCCGGACGTCCGAACGGCCTGGGCGTTGACCTCGACGCCCTACGGCACCAACGTCGTCAGCTTCTTCGACACGGACAATCCGGTCTTGCACACGGTGTCCGAGTTCCGGGGAAAGATGAAGAACATCCTCGAACCGGCTTACGCCGTGTTCGAGTCGGGAACGGGCCTGTCGATGGTGAACATGGTTTCTGGCGCCGTGCGGAGCATGCCGAAAGACAGCGACCAACAGCAGACCGCGAACGGGCTCTTGGTCTGGTCGCCAGCGTCCAAGCCGACCCATGCCGAACTGCTCGACGGCAGCTTCCGGAAACTGACCGAATGGAACGGCACGACCGAGCCGGCGGTCGCTCCGAACGCCGGAGCGCCTTCCAAGTCAGGGCCGGCGTCGGCTACCGTCCGGGCGGGCGCACCGAAACCTCCGACCCCCAAGGCCGGCGTCACGAAGCCGGCTGCCAAAAGCTCAACGAAGAAACCGCCGACGAAACAGCCGTCGGCGAAGCCTGCCGTGAAGAAGCCAGGAAAGGTGAAGACGAGACCGAAGATCGAGGTCCGTTCCCACCCTAGCGGCCGGGGCTGATGCGCGTTTTCTTCTCGGCCGGGGAGGCGAGCGGCGACGCCTACGGGGCGGCGATCGTCCTGGCCATGACGGAGCTCGGGGCCTTCAGCGACAGGGCCCTTGCGCACGGGCTGGTCGGGTATGCGACGGGTCTGTCCGAGAAGGACGGTGACGTCAAGTCGGCCGCCGAATGGATTTCCGGCCTTTATTCGAACGACCCTGCCGTTGGGTTCCTCTCTCGGGTCGGTTCCGGAAGCCTTAGCCTTGCAGACCTCGAGGCCGAGGTCACAGCCGACATCGGATCGGGACTCATCGACCGTCATCGGCTCCTTTCCGAAACCGTGTTCGCGATCGGTGGACGCCGGCTTCGGGAAGCGGGAGCGGCGATCGTCGAAGACAGTTCGCAGTGGGGCGCGGTCGGCATCACCGAATCTCTCAAGGTCGTGCCCAAGGTGCTTTGGGGGTATGACGAGGCCAAGAGGAGGTTGACACGGCACGATCCAGGGCTGTTCGTGCCGATCGATTTCGGTTACGTCAACATCAAGCTCGCCCGTCGGGCGAAAGCCGCCGGTTGGAAAGTGCTGTACTTCGTTCCACCGGGCAGTTGGCGTCGGGACAAGCAGGGTGCAGACTTACCTTCCGTGACCGACGCGATCGTGACGCCCTTCCCCTGGAGCGCGGACATCTTGAGAGGCATGGGCGCAGACGCGCGGTTCTACGGCCACCCGCTCAAGGCGATGGTCGCCAGCGTTCCGGACGTCGAGGAGCGGTCGGGACTGACGCTGTTACCTGGCAGCCGGAACCATGAGATCAAGCACAACCTTCCCTTGATGGCGGCCGTCGCGAAACAGGTCGAGGGGCCTCTCCGTATCGGCGTCGCGCCGAATCTGAGGACAGAAGACGTCGAGCGGCGCTGGAAGGGCTTGGAAGGCCCTCCTGCAGAATTCGTGAAGGACGGGAGGGCCGCATTGAAGGCGAGCCGGGCGGCGGTCGTCTGTAGCGGTACGGCCACTCTTGAAGCGGCGCTGTGCCGATGCCCGATGGTCATCGTCTACCGGGTCTCGAAGTTGATCGAGATCGAGGCCAGGATCCGGAAACCGAAATTCGGCTTCATCGGCCTCCCCAACATCGTTTTGGACCGCGCCGTGGTCCCCGAACTGATCCAGCACGACGCCACGGTCGGTGCCGTCCTTTCGCACGTGTCGGCCTTGTCCGTCGACGGGACGGCTCGAAGTCTTCAACTCGAAGCCTTCGAGGAAATCGACGCCGCATGCGGCCCGACGGACTGCTTCGAGCAGACGGCCCGGCTCGCCATCGAACTCTCAGGCGGCCTGCCTTAGGGCGTGGTCCCAGCCCAGGGAACGGTCGGGCGGATCAGCGTGTTCGAATAAACAGATCCTCATCAGCGAGACGACCGGCCAATGAAAGGCCGCAGCGATCTCGACGGACCAGGCGAAGAACGAAAGAGTTAAAGCGAGACGCGCCGGATCAGACGAAAGGACGATTCGGCCTCTTTTTTTCTCCAAGGTACGGCCCGATGGGACGAGCGGCCCGCCAGACCTCTAGATTCCTGAAAGGGAACCAATGATAGGGACAGGCGAACCTTCGGAAGCAAGTCGCGACCGGCGACCCAAAGCTCGAAGGAAGCTGCAACGAATAACAGTCGCTGCGTCGGATCTGTCCTCTCCGTCTGACGCGGCGCTTTTTATGTGTCAGCCCCCACATTGCGACGGCCCAGGCCGTCGGAGCCCCGTGTAGAATCCGGCCATGCCTGTCATGACGGGACTCTCCGGAAACGAAATGTACTGCCTCCACAAGAAGGGGATGTCCCCGGGAGAGCTCGTCATCGGGAACAGCGTTTACAGCCTGGGTGTGATCGGCGGAATCGGAGCTGGACTCAAGACCTTGGCGGGGGGAGAGGTCGAACAGATCACCCATTTGATCCATGACGGTCGCAAGGCCGCCTTAGACCGGATGACGGCATGGAGCGACCTACGCGGCGCGGTCGGGATCACAGGCGTGTCGAGCGAACTCGTCATGCACAGCGGGAACATCGAGTTCCTTTCGATCGGCTCGGCCGTCCATCGGGACGGCTTCGAGGCGACGCACCTCGAGTTCACGTCGTGCGCCGACGGCCAAGAGCTGTACTGTCAACTCGACTGCGGTTTTAAGCCCGTTCATTTCGTGTTCGGCAACGTCGCTTACTCGATCGGAGTCGGCGGCGGGATCGGCGGAGCCTTGCGGAGCCTTGGCCGCGGCGAAGTGAAGGAGTACTCGGAGATCTTCAACGTCACTCGTCACTTGGCCCTGACGCGGATCATGGACGAAGCGAAGCAGGTCGGTGCCAACGCCGTCGTCGGGATCAATACGTCCATCTTTCCTTTCGGCGGAATGCAGGAGATGATCATGATCGGCACCGCGAGCCGTCACGACGGCCTTCCGCCGGAATACGACCAGAACCCGATCACGAGCGACCTTACGAACGAGGAGATGTGGAACATGATGCACATCGGCTGGATGCCGATGCAGCTCGTCCTCGGGGTTTCGGTGTACTCACTCGGCCTCGTCGGCGGTATCACGGCTGCGTTCAAGAGTCTCGGCCGGGGCGAAATCGAAGAGCTCACGAAGCTCATCTACGACGCTCGTGAAAACGCGCTTCAACACATCATGCGGGACGCGACCGCGTGCGGAGCCGACGACGTCGTGGGCATCAAGACGTACGTGTACGAACTGGGCGGCGGGATGATCGAGTTCATGGCCATCGGCACGGCCGTCAAGAGGATGCCCGCCGCCAAGACGCTGAGCGAGCACCTGCCGCCGCAAGCCGTCATGCGCGACAAAGACACCTTCTACAACCTCGCCGAAAAGTCGATCGGACGGAACCTCAACGAACCGTCCGGGGCACGATAGGTCAGAAGTCGTCGACGACATGGACGCGGTCGGTCCGGAGGTTCATGACTTTCCGGACGAACAGGGCGGGGGCGTTGTCTTCGAACCAAGCGGCCGAACACCACGGATAGTCACGGGCTCGTTCGACGAGCCCGTGGCGCACGGGATTGTTGTGCACGTAAGACACGCGGGCGAGGTACGAAGACTCGAACGTCAGTCGTGTCCGCCAGCACCGGAACCAGACGGAACGCCCCCTGGCACCGTCGTGCCGGTTCAAAACCTCTGTCGACGTCGCCTGAAAGGCCGATTCGACGTCGTCTGGTTCTCGGCCGACATGCTCTCGCGCCGTAACGATGAAGTGAACGTGGTTCGCGAAAAGAGCCCATGCCTGCAGGTTCCAACCCGTCTCGTCGGAGGCTGCGGCCAGGCTGTCTTGGAGGATCGCGAGCCGCTCTGGGCCCTGGAACAGAGGCTGCTTGTCCCGTACGGCGACCGTGACAAGACAAGCACCTTCTTGGGGCAAACGCTTCACGGGCTCGTGCTTCAAGAAGACGTTCATGTGCGGGTTGTGAGGCACCTTACACGCAAAAAGTTCTCATGATCGGGAAGTCTGTGTCGTGAATTCGCATGAAATCGTTCAAAGGGCCAGTCGGTCTGGCCCAGTGTCGCACCCTCCCGTTGGGCTCAGGTTAAGGCCGGACCGTCGTCCCACGCCGGCTCGGCCATAATCCTCTATGGCCATTGGCTGGCAAGGCCGTCTCGTCCGGCTCGTCCCCCTCGACATCGAGAGGCACTTCGAGAACGTCGTGCGTTGGATCAACGACCCGCGCGTGACGGAGTGGCTCCTGGTCGGCGACTTTCCCCTGACGAGACTCGCCGAAAAGGACTGGTTCGAAGCGCGGAGCCGGCCCTCGGAGACGGACGTCGTCTTCGCGATCGAAACGTCGGACGGCAGGCACATCGGGACTTCGGGCGTCCACCAGATCTCCTTCCGTCACGGTACCTGCACGACGGGCAGCCTGATCGGCGAGGTCGGGGAATGGGGAAAAGGTTACGGCACGGACGCCGCCGCCGTACGCGCCCGGTACTGCTTCGACGTCCTCGGGCTCCGGACACTCTTCAGCGGCTACCTCGACGGCAACGACGCCTCCCGACGAATGAGCGAGAAGAACGGATACCGGGAGTGCGGCCGGATGCCCCAGAAGTACTGGAAGCGCGGAGCCTATCGCGACGAGATCGTCGTCTGCCTCGACCGTCCGACTTGGGAAGCCGCGACGTCCGGCCAAGGCTGACGTTCAGCTCTTGTTGCGGATGTGCAAGAGGTCGCCGTCCTCGATGACGTGGTCTTTACCCTCCAGCTTCATCTTATTGGCCTTGTACGCCGCGTCGAGCGACCCGCAGTCGGCATAGTCCGCATAGGAGACGACTTCCGCGCGGATGAAGCCCTTGGCGATGTCGTTGTGGATCGTGGCAGCGGCCTTCAGCGCACTCGAACCCCGGCGTAGCGGCCAAGCGCGAGTCTCGTTTTCGCCCGCTGTAAAGAACGTGACGAGACCCAACGCGTCGTAGATCGCCCGGATCATCCGGTTCGCGGCGGGTTCGGTCAACCCCATAGACGCAAGGAACTCCGGCTGGTCGGCGGGCTCGAGCTGGGCGATCTCTTCTTCGACCGTCGCGCAGACCGTGAACGCCTGTGTCCCGCCTTTGGCCAGTTCGGCGATCTTGGAAGCCAAAGCGTCCACACCCGAAGCATCCTCCCCGACGTTGAAAGCGACCACGCACTGCTTGCCGCTGAGGAACTGATAGTTCCGGACGATCTTCTGCTCCTCGTCGTCGAGTTCCATGGCGCGGATCGGCGTGCCGTCCTGCAGGGGCCCGTGAATCTTGGTGAACAGGGCCTTCTCGAGATAGTCCGGGGAGCCCGGGTTCTTGACGGTCATCGATTTCTGGAGCCGCTCCAGGCGGTTTTCGACGATCCCCAGATCGGTCAAGACCATTTCGACTTCGACGGCTTCGAAGTCACGGACGGGGTTCACGGTGTCGTGATAGGGGGAGACAGGGGAATCGAACGCCCGGACGACATGGAGGAGAAGGTCGCATTGGCGGGCTTGGTCCAGGAACCGTTGGCCGAACATTTTGCCGCTCGGCTGGATGGACTCGAGGTCGTCGTCGAACACGACCGTCGCCGGCGTGACCTTTTTCGGCTTGACCTGGGCGACGATGGCGTCGAACCGGACGTCCGGCACAGGGACTGCCGTCACCGTGCCCTTGGCGTGCCCCTGGGCGGCGGCCCGGTAGAGCGTGGACTTGCCGGACTGCGGGAAGCCGATGATGCCCGCCTTCACTTCGAGGCCCTCTCGAATTCGACCTGGACGGGCTTGTCTTTCCAGGCGTTCGGCAGCACCCAGAACGCGAGCAGGCTCGCGACCAGCAAGGCCAGGGGCAGCCACGGGAACGGACGGGGCTTCACGCCGAAGAGGATACCGTCGGGCCCGACCGAGCGGACTTCGGGCCGCATTTGGTCCCCCGCCTCTTTCGGGGCGGTACTCTCGCCCGCAATGCCTTGCGTCAAGATCGTCCCCCTCGGCGGGTGCGGTGAGATCGGAAAGAACTGCACCGTCGTCGAACAAGGCGACGACCTGATCGTCATCGACGTCGGACTCGCCTTTCCTCACGAGGAGCACTACGGGGTCGACATCGTCGTCCCCGATTTCACGTACCTGATCGAGAACAAGGACAGGCTCCGTGGCATCTTCCTGACCCACGCCCACGAAGACCACGTCGGAGCCCTCTCGTTCCTCTTGCCCCAGGTTTCGTGCCCCGTGTACGCGACGCCCTTTACCTCCGCCCTCGTCAGGAGCAAGCTCGAAGAACGGACGCACTTGAAGGACGTCGGCATCGAGACCGTCCAGCCGGGCGACACGGTGACGGTCGGAGACCTGAGCGTCGAGTTCGTCCGCGTCACGCACTCGATCCCGGAAACGTGCGCCCTCGCCGTCCACACCGTCCACGGCATCGTGCTCTTCACGGCCGACTTCAAGTTCGATTTCACTCCAGTCGACGGCAAGCTCTCGAACATCTCCCGACTGACAGAACTCGGTCAAGAGGGCGTCGTGCTCCTGTTGAGCGATTCGACCAACATCGACCGTCCGGGTTGGGGCCCGAGCGAGTCCAGGGTCACCGAGGGCCTGCGCAAGGTCGTCCAGAACGCCCCCGGCCGTGTCTTCGTCACGATGTTCGCGAGCAACATCCACCGGATGCAACAAGCCATCGACGTCGCCGTGGAGACCGGTCGGAAAGTCGCCGTCACGGGGCGGCGCATGGAACAGACCATCGACATCGCCCGGCGCCTCCAGTACTTGCGGATGCCGGAGGGCGTCTACGTCAAGCTCGACGAGATCGGGAAGCACGCGTCGCACGAGTTGCTCGTCCTGACGACGGGAAGCCAGGGCGAGCCCATGGCCGCACTCTCCCAAATGTCCCGGAACGAGTATTCGCGGGCGAGGGTCGTGGAGGGCGACACGATCGTGTACTCCGCTCGACCGATCCCTGGAAACGAAGGCGCGATCTGGCGGACGGTGAACCGCCTCTTCAAGATGGGGGCGAACGTCGTCACGGACAGCGACAGCCCGATCCACGTGAGCGGCCACGCGTACCAGGAGGAGATCAAGATGATGGTCAACCTCGTCCGCCCGTTCTACATCGCTCCTGTCCACGGCGAGCCGCGCCACCAGCACATTTTCAAGAACCTTGCCGAAGCGATGGGTTGGCCGTCGCACCGGATCTTCGAAATGTCCAACGGGGACGTACTCGTGATCGATGACGACAAGGCCGGGTTCGACGGCACCGTGGCCCACGGCGAAGTCCTCATCGACCAACACGGCAACGTCCCCGTCACCGACGAAGTCCTGGGCCAACGGGCGTCGCTCGGCCATGACGGCGTCGTCGTGGTCAGCGTCGGGCTCGATACGGAAGAGGGTGGTCTCGTCGGACGTCCTGAAGCACAGATCCGAGGCTTCTCCGGCCCGGTCGACGTGGTCGAAGACGCCTTGGACGAAGTCTGCACGGCGATGGCCAAGCTCGTCCCGAACGAGATTCGGGACGTCGACAAAGTCCGGGCTACGATCTTGGAGACCGTCCGACGGACGATCAACCGAAGGTGCCAACAGCGACCGGTCGTCGTCGCGGCGGTCGTGGAACTGGATTGACCGGGGCCGGTTGGTCCCGGCCTTGCCGACGCGTCGCTTGGACCGGGGCTACCATGTTCCGCGGATGCCCGATGCCGTCGTCCTCCTGAGCGGAGGCCTGGATTCCGCCACGACCCTGGCCATCGCCATGGACCAGGGGTTCACGTGCCACTGCCTGACCGTCCTCTACGGCCAACGGCACGAAGTCGAGGTCGAAGCCGCGAAACGGGTCGCGAGCGCGCTCGGTGCGGCCGCTCACAAATTCGTCAAGGTCGATCTCCGCGAATTCGGCGGCTCGGCGTTGACCGATGACATCGAGGTCCCGAAAGACCAAGAGGATTCGAGTTCCGTACCGGTGACGTACGTTCCCGCCAGGAACACGGTGATGTTGTCGTTAGCCCTAGCCTATGCCGAGGTCACGGGCTCTTGCGACGTCTTCATCGGCGTCAACGCCGTCGATTACAGCGGATATCCCGACTGCCGTCCCGAGTTCATCGAAGCGTTCCAGTCCTTGGCCCAGGTCGCGACGAAAGCGGGTGTCGAAGGCCGCCGCCTTCAAGTCCATGCGCCCCTTGTCGACCTCAAGAAGCCAGAAATCGTCCAGGTAGGGTTGCGGCTCGGAGTGGACTATGCGCTGACCCACTCGTGCTACGACCCCGACGCCCTTGGGCGTGCTTGCGGGCACTGCGACTCGTGTCTCATCAGGGGCCGGGCCTTCGGAGCGCTGGGTCTGCAGGATCCCGCGCTCGTCCATCTCGGAGCGGGCGCGCCGTGAGCATAAAGGCAGGTCAACGGCTCAGGATCGCGGAAACGTTCACGAGCATCCAAGGAGAGGGGATCTGGTCCGGTGTGCCGAGCACGTTCGTGAGGGTCAGCGGCTGCAACCTTCGCTGTTCCTGGTGCGACACGCCCTATGCGAGTTGGCGCCCAGAGGGCGACGTCCGCGACGTCGACGACGTCGCACGGGAGGCGCTGTCCTCGGGTGTCCGTCACATCGTCTTGACAGGGGGCGAGCCGATGCTGTTCGACGCCATCGTACCGCTGGCCGCCGCTCTTAAGGCCGAGGGCCGCACCGTTACGGTCGAGACCGCCGGGACCGTGTTCCGTGAGGTCGCCTGTGACCTGATGTCGATCAGTCCGAAGCTGTCGAACTCTGCGCCGGACGGGCCGGAACGCGGACGCCACGAGACGGTGCGGGCCGATCTGGATCCGTTGGCCGATCTGATCCGCCGTTACGACGTCCAACTCAAATTCGTCGTCGACCCGGACAGCGGGTGGGGCGACCTCGACGAGATCGACGCGATCCTCGACCGCCTCCCTCCCGTCCCGGCCGATCGGACGCTCCTCATGGCCGAAGGCACGGACCCTACGACCCTGAGCCGGAGGGAAGCGCTCTTGGCTCCTGTGCTGGTCGAGCGGGGCTGGCGACTGTCGCCGCGGCTCCACATCGGAATGTTCGGGAACCGGCGGGGGACGTGAGGATGGTGTATACAGGCAGACCGATGTCCCGGACTTCCCTCCTCGCCGTCGTCGCTCTGTTCGGGGCCGCAGCCTGCACTCCCCCGTCGTCGAAGGGCGGCGCCGCCGTCCCGTCGAAACCGGCGAGCCGGGCCGAGAAGTTGGCGGGCTCTTGGTCGGGCAAAGCCCCGGAGTCCGAGGACAAGGCGCGGACCGGTACCGAGAGCAACTTCCTCGCCGAACAATTGGGCGGCTATAGGATCGAACTGCAGGCGGACGGGTCCTTCTCCTCGAGCTGGAGGGGCCTGACGAAGGACGGTACTTGGGCGATCGATGGGGACACGTTGGTCTTGAAGATCGAGAAGGTGCTGGGAAAGACCCGGGGCGAGACCAAGGCCGCCGATTCCCCGTTGTTCGACCAGGACACCCGGCTCGAGATCACCGACGGCGACCAGACGCTGAAGCTTTCCCAGAAGGACGGGAACAGCCTTCCGTTGCAGTTCAAGAGGGATTGAGCGGGACGTCCTGACCGTTTTTGACGCTGTTCGGCCGTTTGTGTCGTATCAATACTCAAGAATGACGGTGGCCGACAAGTCCACGATGCCGATCGTCAGCCTGACTTACGACGGCACCCAACTTTGCCATTCCGAAACGGCCTTGGCCGACTTGGAACGGTACGGGATCAAGGCGACGTTCTATGCCGACCCTGTCCCCTTGTTGGACGGTCTGCCGACATGGCGGGACGCCTGCAGGTCAGGGCACGAAGTCGGTAACGGGTGCCTCTCGGCGTCGGTGTCCGAGGCCGGGTTGCTCGGTGCTTGGACGGTCGACATGTTGACCGACGACATCACGGAAACGGACGCGCTCATCCGCGAAGTCTTGCCCCTTCAGCAATCGTTCTCGATCGCGTTCCCATGGGCGACGGGCCACTCCGACGCGATCGGCGACGTCCGCTCGGCCGTCGCGGGCCATCACGTGGTGTGCCGCTCGGGCGTTCCAGGCTTGAACGCCATGGACGACCCCGAACTCGCGTATCTCAAATGCGTGCACATGCAAGACCTACAGGGGCGCGACATCGTGGAGATCGTCCGCGCCGGAGTCCGTTCGCGGTGTTGGACGATCCTGGCTTTTGACGGCGTCGGATCGGGCGACCGTAGCGTAGACGGCAAAGCCCACCGCGAGTTGTGCACGTGGTTGTCCGACAACGCCGATCTGGCCAAGGTCGCCACCGTCCGGGACGCCGCCCGGTCGTTCGTCGACTCGCCCCGCGGCCTGCGGCTGGCTTGAGCCCGGACCTGCCCTGGCAATTCGTCGGCCCTTTCAGTAAGAATCGGGTTTCGACGTGGAGCCGACCCGCACCGAGTTCCTGCACATGGAGGCGCCGGGATTCCGGACCGCCTTCTACCTTCTGACCGCCGCGAGCCTGGCCGTCATGTTCTGGCAGTTCCTTGGGCCCGCCAGGCTTTGGATGAAGGGCAAACCCCTGACCTGGCAGCCGGACGTTTTCAGACAGTTCTTCGACAACGTGCTCGGCCAGCACCGGGTCAAAGGATCGCGCCCTCGGACAGGCGCCCCGATGCACCTCATGATCTTCTACGGGTTCGTCGCCCTGTTCCTCGCGACGACCCTGCTCGCGGTCGCGACGTACGGCCCATTGATCGGGATCCCGAACTTTCACAAAGGCGGCTATTACATGGTCTACGAGACCGTGTTCGACGTCCTTGGCCTGTTCTTCGTGGCGGGGCTCGTGTGGGCCCTCGTCCGACGGGTCCGCGAAGACCGGAAACAGAAGTCGGCCGATCCTGAGGGCGCCGTCCCGCTGACGACCGAAGCCAAAGACTATTGGGCCCTGACGGTCCTCCTGATGTTGGGCGTGACGGGATATCTGCTCGAAGCGGCCCGTATCTCCAACCATCCGCAGGACTGGGACTGGTGCTCTCCCGTCGGGTTCGCCCTCTCCAAGCTCGCACCGTCGCTGCCTGACGCGGCGTACGTCGGGGTGTGGTGGTTCCATTTCGCGTGGGTGTGGGCGTTCTTCGCCTTCCTCCCACAGATGCGGATCAAACACATCGTGACGGCGACGCTCAGTCTCTCGGGGGCGCCGGACCGACCCATGGGCGAGCTCGTTCCGGTCTCGATGAAAGAGGTCGAAGAGACCGGCAAGATCGGTGTCTCCCATGCGACGGAGTACAGCCGATGGCACTTGCTGTCGCTCGACGCCTGTATGTCGTGCGGGCGGTGTACTGAAGTCTGTCCGGCCCACAACGTCGGCAAGCCGCTCAATCCCAAGAAGGTCGTCGCCGACATCGCAGGGGCCCTTCGGACAGGTGCGGTCGTCTCCGACGCGGCGACCGAAGAGGCCCTTTGGGACTGCACGACCTGCAACGCGTGCGTCGAGGCCTGCCCTGTCGCCATCCGTCACGTCGACCTGATCGTCGACGCCCGCCGGTATCTGGTCGCCGAAGGCAAGCTCTCCGGTACAGGTGCGACGATGTTGCGCCAAGTCGGGTCGACGGGCCACGCTT
This genomic window from Armatimonadota bacterium contains:
- a CDS encoding GAF domain-containing protein gives rise to the protein MSRTEFTDILERLASTSDAGFALRERAMRELDRLDGYDWSGIYLLEPSDHGPGELVLDAYVGAPTDHVRIPVGRGVCGTAVATGKDQVVDDVSALDNYLSCSVSTRSEIVVLIRKGPEVLGQIDVDSHQKARFGPQDEAFLRDLAALLADRW
- the queC gene encoding 7-cyano-7-deazaguanine synthase QueC; translated protein: MPDAVVLLSGGLDSATTLAIAMDQGFTCHCLTVLYGQRHEVEVEAAKRVASALGAAAHKFVKVDLREFGGSALTDDIEVPKDQEDSSSVPVTYVPARNTVMLSLALAYAEVTGSCDVFIGVNAVDYSGYPDCRPEFIEAFQSLAQVATKAGVEGRRLQVHAPLVDLKKPEIVQVGLRLGVDYALTHSCYDPDALGRACGHCDSCLIRGRAFGALGLQDPALVHLGAGAP
- a CDS encoding heavy metal-binding domain-containing protein, translated to MPVMTGLSGNEMYCLHKKGMSPGELVIGNSVYSLGVIGGIGAGLKTLAGGEVEQITHLIHDGRKAALDRMTAWSDLRGAVGITGVSSELVMHSGNIEFLSIGSAVHRDGFEATHLEFTSCADGQELYCQLDCGFKPVHFVFGNVAYSIGVGGGIGGALRSLGRGEVKEYSEIFNVTRHLALTRIMDEAKQVGANAVVGINTSIFPFGGMQEMIMIGTASRHDGLPPEYDQNPITSDLTNEEMWNMMHIGWMPMQLVLGVSVYSLGLVGGITAAFKSLGRGEIEELTKLIYDARENALQHIMRDATACGADDVVGIKTYVYELGGGMIEFMAIGTAVKRMPAAKTLSEHLPPQAVMRDKDTFYNLAEKSIGRNLNEPSGAR
- a CDS encoding ribonuclease J, which translates into the protein MPCVKIVPLGGCGEIGKNCTVVEQGDDLIVIDVGLAFPHEEHYGVDIVVPDFTYLIENKDRLRGIFLTHAHEDHVGALSFLLPQVSCPVYATPFTSALVRSKLEERTHLKDVGIETVQPGDTVTVGDLSVEFVRVTHSIPETCALAVHTVHGIVLFTADFKFDFTPVDGKLSNISRLTELGQEGVVLLLSDSTNIDRPGWGPSESRVTEGLRKVVQNAPGRVFVTMFASNIHRMQQAIDVAVETGRKVAVTGRRMEQTIDIARRLQYLRMPEGVYVKLDEIGKHASHELLVLTTGSQGEPMAALSQMSRNEYSRARVVEGDTIVYSARPIPGNEGAIWRTVNRLFKMGANVVTDSDSPIHVSGHAYQEEIKMMVNLVRPFYIAPVHGEPRHQHIFKNLAEAMGWPSHRIFEMSNGDVLVIDDDKAGFDGTVAHGEVLIDQHGNVPVTDEVLGQRASLGHDGVVVVSVGLDTEEGGLVGRPEAQIRGFSGPVDVVEDALDEVCTAMAKLVPNEIRDVDKVRATILETVRRTINRRCQQRPVVVAAVVELD
- a CDS encoding GNAT family N-acetyltransferase — protein: MAIGWQGRLVRLVPLDIERHFENVVRWINDPRVTEWLLVGDFPLTRLAEKDWFEARSRPSETDVVFAIETSDGRHIGTSGVHQISFRHGTCTTGSLIGEVGEWGKGYGTDAAAVRARYCFDVLGLRTLFSGYLDGNDASRRMSEKNGYRECGRMPQKYWKRGAYRDEIVVCLDRPTWEAATSGQG
- the ychF gene encoding redox-regulated ATPase YchF, which translates into the protein MKAGIIGFPQSGKSTLYRAAAQGHAKGTVTAVPVPDVRFDAIVAQVKPKKVTPATVVFDDDLESIQPSGKMFGQRFLDQARQCDLLLHVVRAFDSPVSPYHDTVNPVRDFEAVEVEMVLTDLGIVENRLERLQKSMTVKNPGSPDYLEKALFTKIHGPLQDGTPIRAMELDDEEQKIVRNYQFLSGKQCVVAFNVGEDASGVDALASKIAELAKGGTQAFTVCATVEEEIAQLEPADQPEFLASMGLTEPAANRMIRAIYDALGLVTFFTAGENETRAWPLRRGSSALKAAATIHNDIAKGFIRAEVVSYADYADCGSLDAAYKANKMKLEGKDHVIEDGDLLHIRNKS
- a CDS encoding transposase, which gives rise to MNVFLKHEPVKRLPQEGACLVTVAVRDKQPLFQGPERLAILQDSLAAASDETGWNLQAWALFANHVHFIVTAREHVGREPDDVESAFQATSTEVLNRHDGARGRSVWFRCWRTRLTFESSYLARVSYVHNNPVRHGLVERARDYPWCSAAWFEDNAPALFVRKVMNLRTDRVHVVDDF